A DNA window from Drosophila sechellia strain sech25 chromosome X, ASM438219v1, whole genome shotgun sequence contains the following coding sequences:
- the LOC6619800 gene encoding GPI transamidase component PIG-T: MYPVAFVLLLLVAFNAGANLGRDDERFHEELVVRPLSGDHVNTYFQFTTRWHYGEKDNLYHTQLTPRVIAELLQQFAVKELHIGLTQGLWRYETWGYPIVEATSGAEMWAWFSGANLTNRDVDSQWKALANVFSGVLCASLNFVDNTNSIAPRHLIRPQFMPANGQRFVRYATLPREIVCTENLTPWKKLLPCGSASGFASLLNSGHVHNTKYHSLGLKVRVLCEDHDEDNCIVELTQTANLVYDLRLFELSNNDFSLRRLFGMGLNGYCELAESSKIYVQRNELGERYQLVPEPVHEVKTTRGGHSVVYSVYDMHEQFKEAGERLFNVAWLAPKSANRRRNLAKPSLPPVTVHRYLLGHGQERGRIVTEVTNSHYDALPIMLQEVIPWYVHAYLHTLSIRRKPQRVNEYGRQRLPFKLLHYTPGKQRELPSHLEIGFMLPGQTSALISIDVDYLLLKWLEYPPDANHGHYIGSAIVSSQLPMGRNYSALPPEGHLFEHSFNATRPSYVLSLHTEALIVSLPTPDFSMPYNVICLACTVVALAFGPIHSVATKMIIVGRQTSAPKNFVKKIFNQIFRRGKAAEEAAAEGEGLPAAGAAASDATGVASARPAISPGGPSGDQPLLEDLDEEEEEQD, translated from the exons ATGTATCCGGTGGCGTTTGTCTTGCTGCTCCTGGTTGCATTTAATGCCGGCGCGAATTTGGGACGCGATGACGAACGATTCCACGAGGAGCTAGTGGTTCGTCCATTGTCCGGCGACCATGTCAACACCTACTTTCAGTTCACCACGCGCTGGCACTACGGCGAAAAGGACAATC TTTACCACACCCAATTGACGCCGCGAGTAATTGCGGAGCTGTTGCAGCAGTTTGCGGTGAAGGAGCTGCACATTGGCCTGACCCAGGGACTGTGGCGCTACGAGACATGGGGCTATCCCATTGTGGAGGCAACCAGCGGTGCCGAGATGTGGGCGTGGTTCAGTGGCGCAAATCTGACCAACCGGGATGTGGATAGCCAGTGGAAGGCGTTGGCCAACGTGTTCTCGGGCGTGTTGTGCGCCTCGTTGAATTTCGTCGACAATACGAATAGCATTGCACCGAGGCACCTGATCCGTCCACAATTTATGCCAGCCAATGGCCAGAGATTCGTTCGCTACGCCACACTGCCGCGTGAGATCGTGTGCACGGAGAACCTGACGCCGTGGAAGAAACTACTGCCATGCGGCAGTGCCTCAGGCTTTGCCTCACTTCTCAACTCGGGTCATGTGCACAACACCAAGTACCATTCGCTGGGATTGAAGGTGCGCGTGCTCTGCGAGGATCACGATGAGGACAACTGCATTGTGGAGCTGACGCAGACGGCCAACTTGGTCTACGATCTCCGGCTGTTCGAGCTGAGCAACAATGATTTCTCGCTGCGCCGCCTGTTCGGCATGGGACTGAATGGCTACTGTGAGCTGGCCGAGAGCTCCAAGATCTATGTGCAGCGCAACGAGCTGGGCGAGCGCTATCAGCTGGTTCCGGAACCCGTGCACGAGGTGAAGACCACTCGTGGTGGGCATAGTGTCGTCTACTCCGTCTACGATATGCACGAGCAGTTCAAGGAGGCCGGCGAACGGCTGTTTAATGTTGCCTGGCTGGCGCCAAAGAGCGCAAATCGTCGTCGTAATCTGGCGAAGCCATCGCTGCCACCGGTGACGGTTCATCGTTATCTATTGGGGCACGGCCAGGAGCGCGGCAGGATCGTTACGGAGGTGACGAACTCGCACTACGACGCCCTGCCCATAATGCTGCAGGAGGTGATACCGTGGTATGTGCACGCCTATTTGCACACCCTTTCCATACGCCGCAAGCCGCAGCGGGTCAACGAATACGGACGCCAGCGATTGCCCTTCAAGCTGCTCCACTATACGCCCGGCAAGCAAAGGGAACTGCCGTCCCATTTGGAAATTGGCTTCATGCTGCCCGGCCAGACATCGGCGCTGATAAGCATCGATGTGGATTATCTGCTGCTCAAATGGCTGGAGTATCCGCCGGATGCGAATCACGGCCACTACATCGGCTCGGCCATTGTGTCCAGCCAACTGCCGATGGGCAGAAACTACAGCGCTCTGCCGCCGGAGGGGCATCTCTTCGAGCATTCGTTCAATGCGACCCGGCCGAGTTATGTGCTCAGTTTGCACACGGAAGCGCTGATTGTCTCGCTGCCCACGCCGGACTTCAGCATGCCGTACAATGTGATCTGTCTCGCGTGCACAGTGGTTGCCCTGGCCTTCGGACCCATACACAGTGTGGCCACCAAGATGATCATTGTCGGTCGTCAGACGTCGGCGCCGAAGAACTTTGTTAAGAAGATCTTCAACCAGATTTTCCGGCGCGGCAAGGCCGCCGAAGAGGCAGCTGCGGAGGGCGAAGGATTGCCagcggcaggagcagcagcatcggATGCAACTGGAGTTGCGTCGGCGAGACCAGCGATATC
- the LOC6619801 gene encoding uncharacterized protein LOC6619801, translated as MLFATHTRSTFSPLCGAAQVVSQQQTRNKSSKTVEVYRDASKNLSFDVVSVRCSSCCCCYCRCCLTFL; from the coding sequence ATGCTCTTCGCCACACACACGCGGTCAACGTTTTCTCCGCTTTGTGGCGCCGCGCAAGTTGTGTCGCAGCAGCAAACACGCAATAAAAGTTCAAAAACAGTTGAAGTATACCGCGACGCGAGTAAAAATCTTTCCTTCGACGTCGTCTCTGTTCGTTgtagtagttgttgttgctgctactgccgctgctgcttAACGTTTCTATAG